The Aquificaceae bacterium genome includes a region encoding these proteins:
- a CDS encoding YhjD/YihY/BrkB family envelope integrity protein, which translates to MRRFFRALLFSLLDSFRENLGYHSASLTYQFLTVVGSVIMLLGFVSMYLPLLEPVRVYEYAKGLFPSHAELVFDKLLPIYEKRASGSLLSLALAYYFSLSFAKTLNISFGFVYRKKPLESEVFFWVYMPFLLVLYTAVLSLAVALLALSKSYLGSLYQRLTELLNFMLLFSILGMLYSSYFRPRRQVFLASAFVAFLLLLLNKLFSLIVVKLLSASPLYSVIGSPLLFLVWLYYSFFCLLLGVCFIRRLDEPL; encoded by the coding sequence ATGCGAAGGTTTTTTAGGGCTCTCCTTTTCTCCCTCCTGGATTCCTTCAGAGAAAACCTTGGCTATCACAGTGCCTCGCTCACCTATCAATTTCTTACCGTTGTGGGCTCTGTGATAATGCTTCTTGGCTTTGTGTCCATGTATCTGCCTCTTCTTGAACCTGTAAGGGTTTATGAGTATGCGAAGGGTCTTTTCCCTTCTCATGCGGAGCTGGTCTTTGACAAGCTCCTGCCCATTTACGAAAAAAGAGCCTCTGGTTCGCTTCTGTCCCTTGCTCTTGCATATTACTTTTCCCTCTCTTTTGCCAAGACTCTCAACATATCCTTTGGCTTTGTTTACCGGAAAAAGCCCTTAGAGAGTGAGGTCTTCTTCTGGGTATACATGCCTTTTCTGCTTGTTCTCTACACAGCAGTCCTATCCCTTGCAGTAGCCCTGCTTGCCCTGAGCAAGTCATACCTTGGCAGCCTATATCAGAGGCTTACAGAGCTACTCAACTTTATGCTTCTTTTCTCCATACTCGGCATGCTTTACTCTTCATACTTTCGCCCCAGAAGGCAAGTTTTCCTTGCTTCTGCCTTTGTTGCCTTTTTGCTTTTGCTTCTGAATAAACTCTTTTCACTTATCGTGGTAAAACTGCTAAGTGCAAGCCCTCTTTATAGCGTTATAGGCTCACCACTTCTTTTTCTTGTGTGGCTTTATTACTCCTTTTTCTGCCTTCTTCTGGGTGTATGCTTTATCAGGAGATTAGACGAGCCTCTCTAA
- a CDS encoding KamA family radical SAM protein, protein MRRFFSHVPEELWHSYHWQVQNRIRTKEELRRYIDLTPEEEEGIDRTEGLYPMAITPYYLSLINPSDPSDPIRLQAIPRVVEVEERVQSMGEPDPFREEGDIPGLTHRYPDRVLFTLTTFCAVYCRHCMRKRIFQEGERSRTREEIDKFIEYVRANQEVREVLLSGGEPLSVSNEKLSYVLSKIREIPHVEVIRIGTRLPVLAPQRFFDKELLKLLERHSPVWINTHFNHPAEITEESAEAVENLLKHGVPVNNQTVLLKGVNDKPEVMLELMRKLLRIKVRPVYLFHCDPVKGAVHFRTSLEKGLEIMEFLRGRISGMGIPTYAVDLPGGKGKVPISPSYILHREGNTYTFKSPINGYVKYTIEDAKVF, encoded by the coding sequence ATGAGAAGGTTTTTTTCCCATGTTCCCGAGGAGCTCTGGCATAGCTACCACTGGCAGGTGCAAAACAGGATAAGGACAAAGGAGGAGTTAAGAAGATACATAGATTTAACACCAGAAGAGGAAGAGGGCATAGACCGCACTGAAGGGCTCTATCCCATGGCTATAACGCCCTATTACCTTTCTCTTATAAACCCAAGCGACCCAAGCGACCCGATAAGGCTTCAGGCAATTCCAAGGGTGGTGGAGGTGGAGGAAAGGGTTCAGAGCATGGGAGAGCCGGACCCCTTCAGGGAAGAGGGAGACATCCCGGGGCTTACGCACAGATACCCTGACAGGGTGCTTTTTACCCTCACCACCTTCTGCGCAGTCTACTGCAGGCACTGCATGAGAAAGAGGATTTTTCAGGAGGGTGAAAGGTCAAGGACAAGGGAGGAAATTGACAAGTTTATAGAGTATGTGAGGGCTAACCAAGAGGTAAGGGAAGTGCTCCTCTCCGGCGGTGAGCCTCTTTCGGTGAGCAACGAAAAGCTGAGCTATGTGCTCTCAAAAATAAGAGAAATTCCCCATGTGGAAGTCATAAGGATTGGCACAAGGCTTCCCGTGCTTGCACCCCAGAGGTTTTTTGATAAAGAACTTCTGAAGCTTCTTGAAAGGCACTCTCCTGTATGGATAAACACACACTTCAACCATCCTGCAGAGATTACAGAAGAGTCCGCAGAGGCTGTTGAGAACCTTCTGAAACACGGAGTGCCAGTTAACAATCAGACAGTTCTTTTAAAGGGTGTGAATGATAAGCCTGAGGTTATGCTTGAGCTAATGAGAAAGCTTCTGAGAATAAAGGTGCGTCCAGTGTATCTCTTTCACTGTGACCCTGTCAAGGGGGCTGTGCACTTCAGAACGAGCCTTGAGAAGGGTCTTGAAATAATGGAGTTTCTCAGAGGCAGAATATCGGGCATGGGAATACCCACCTATGCGGTAGACCTCCCCGGCGGTAAGGGAAAGGTTCCCATAAGCCCCAGCTACATACTGCACAGGGAGGGAAACACCTACACCTTCAAAAGCCCAATTAACGGTTACGTGAAATACACCATAGAAGATGCGAAGGTTTTTTAG
- a CDS encoding NAD-dependent deacylase produces MGKKPSHGRDIIISHMKLAVLTGAGISAESGIPTFRGKDGLWRNFRPEELATPEAFARNPVLVWEWYLWRRSIIAKAEPNEGHMVLVELERRLGDGFLLITQNVDGLHQKAGSQRIVELHGNIWKVRCLACGLVYYDYRTSYEDLPPKCRGCGGLIRPHVVWFGESLPENALSTAYLWAQSCQVFVSIGTSAVVYPAAELPFIAKRYGAKVIEINPESTPLSSIADVIIREPASTGVKKLLEVL; encoded by the coding sequence ATGGGAAAAAAACCTTCTCATGGCAGAGATATAATTATCTCACATATGAAACTTGCTGTCCTCACTGGTGCAGGCATATCTGCAGAAAGCGGTATTCCCACCTTCAGAGGAAAAGATGGTCTCTGGAGAAATTTCAGACCTGAGGAACTGGCAACTCCGGAGGCTTTTGCAAGAAATCCTGTGCTTGTGTGGGAGTGGTATCTTTGGAGAAGGAGTATAATCGCAAAAGCGGAGCCAAATGAAGGACACATGGTCCTTGTAGAGCTTGAAAGAAGGCTTGGCGATGGCTTTTTGCTCATAACCCAGAATGTGGATGGGCTTCATCAAAAGGCGGGCTCACAGAGGATTGTGGAACTGCATGGAAACATATGGAAAGTCAGATGTCTTGCCTGCGGGCTTGTGTATTACGATTACAGAACCTCTTATGAGGACCTTCCACCCAAGTGCAGAGGATGTGGTGGTCTTATCCGTCCTCACGTGGTCTGGTTTGGAGAAAGCCTCCCAGAGAATGCTCTCAGCACCGCTTACCTGTGGGCTCAATCATGCCAGGTATTTGTATCCATAGGCACATCTGCAGTGGTATATCCCGCGGCAGAGCTTCCCTTCATAGCCAAGAGGTATGGCGCAAAGGTCATAGAAATAAACCCAGAAAGCACGCCCCTTTCTTCCATAGCGGATGTTATAATTAGAGAGCCAGCCAGCACAGGCGTAAAAAAACTTCTGGAGGTCTTATGA
- the thyX gene encoding FAD-dependent thymidylate synthase, with protein MKIHLMGSDQRIVRCARVSFGKDEEVDRERDTRLIKYLLQHRHASPFEHVVIAFEGSRELWLSILNKLPSPAVQVYYSGGYLWVNLRNYINAVELFPPEVEGLLCERLPATTAIMRGKEPDGYSTDTAYMKERRETSSGWVGLVDSLELGTDMDYYAFVVECPLFVARQWHRHRFGSYNEVSRRYVSYEPEFYVPEYLRKQAKSNKQASLEEPVEEPWNSLFLKKIRWYIQDLQELYRAMTEKGIARELARGILPQFMKTRFYWTVPRVSLDNFISLRTHEGAQKEIREFAMAIKELVGYRGSDKSLRL; from the coding sequence ATGAAGATTCACCTGATGGGTTCTGACCAAAGGATTGTTAGGTGTGCACGTGTTTCTTTTGGTAAAGATGAAGAGGTTGACAGGGAAAGAGACACAAGGCTCATAAAATACCTTCTTCAGCACAGGCATGCTTCGCCCTTTGAACATGTGGTTATTGCCTTTGAGGGCAGCAGGGAACTATGGCTCAGCATACTCAATAAACTTCCAAGCCCTGCGGTGCAGGTTTATTATTCTGGAGGATACCTGTGGGTAAACCTCAGAAACTACATAAATGCTGTGGAGCTATTCCCGCCAGAGGTTGAAGGTCTCCTCTGCGAAAGATTGCCGGCAACAACTGCAATCATGAGGGGTAAAGAACCGGATGGCTACTCCACAGATACAGCCTACATGAAGGAAAGAAGAGAAACCTCCTCCGGCTGGGTAGGTCTTGTGGACAGCCTTGAGCTGGGGACGGATATGGACTACTATGCCTTTGTGGTGGAGTGTCCCCTCTTTGTTGCCCGCCAGTGGCACAGGCACAGGTTTGGCTCCTACAACGAGGTTAGCAGAAGGTATGTGAGCTACGAGCCTGAATTTTACGTTCCTGAGTATCTGAGAAAACAGGCAAAGAGCAACAAACAGGCTTCCCTTGAAGAACCTGTGGAGGAGCCATGGAACTCCCTTTTCCTCAAAAAGATAAGGTGGTATATACAGGACCTTCAAGAGCTATACAGGGCAATGACAGAAAAGGGAATTGCAAGGGAGCTGGCAAGGGGCATACTGCCCCAGTTTATGAAGACAAGGTTTTACTGGACCGTTCCCAGAGTATCTCTTGACAACTTTATAAGCCTGAGAACCCATGAGGGTGCGCAGAAGGAGATAAGAGAGTTTGCAATGGCTATAAAGGAGCTCGTGGGTTACAGAGGAAGCGATAAAAGCCTCAGACTGTAG
- the rpmA gene encoding 50S ribosomal protein L27: protein MASKASGGSTRNGRDSHSKRLGVKRHDGQLVRAGNILIRQRGTKVYPGVNVGMGSDFTLFALVDGVVKFESRRNKKVVSVLPLEAATV from the coding sequence ATGGCATCCAAGGCAAGTGGAGGTTCAACAAGAAACGGAAGGGACAGTCATTCCAAAAGGCTTGGCGTAAAGAGGCATGATGGTCAGCTTGTCAGGGCAGGAAATATTCTCATAAGACAGAGAGGGACAAAGGTTTATCCCGGCGTAAATGTGGGTATGGGTTCGGACTTCACCCTCTTTGCTCTGGTTGATGGCGTTGTTAAGTTTGAAAGCAGAAGAAATAAAAAGGTAGTAAGCGTCCTTCCTCTGGAGGCTGCTACAGTCTGA
- the rplU gene encoding 50S ribosomal protein L21, with translation MYAIIETGGKQYKVEKGLKLRVERLPYDAGSTIELTPILLRKEDGSVELGKGRVVAEVLSHDRQRKVTVFKFRAKKNYKRWRGHRQPYTEILIKDIKEV, from the coding sequence ATGTACGCAATTATAGAAACAGGTGGAAAACAGTATAAGGTTGAAAAGGGTCTGAAATTGAGGGTAGAGAGGTTGCCCTACGATGCTGGCTCAACCATCGAGTTAACCCCCATACTTTTGAGAAAAGAAGACGGCTCTGTAGAGCTTGGTAAGGGTAGGGTTGTGGCTGAGGTTCTTTCCCACGACAGACAAAGGAAAGTCACCGTCTTCAAGTTCAGGGCAAAAAAGAACTACAAACGCTGGAGAGGACACAGACAGCCTTACACAGAGATACTGATAAAGGATATAAAGGAGGTCTGA
- a CDS encoding peroxiredoxin, with amino-acid sequence MLKEGDLAPEFCLEGIDEEGREGRFCLKDLLSSPLILYFYPKDDTPGCTQEACDFRDNLNSLKSKGFRVVGISPDSVQSHRKFREKYGLNFTLLSDPKKEVLRAYGAYGKKKMYGKETEGVIRSTFVIAPEGKILKALYNVKAKGHVGSLLKELDSLT; translated from the coding sequence ATGCTGAAAGAAGGAGACCTTGCTCCAGAGTTCTGTCTTGAAGGAATAGATGAAGAAGGAAGGGAAGGAAGGTTTTGCCTTAAAGACCTTCTTTCTTCGCCACTCATACTTTACTTTTACCCAAAGGATGACACTCCGGGTTGCACTCAGGAGGCATGTGATTTCAGAGATAACCTCAACAGCCTGAAGTCAAAAGGTTTCAGGGTGGTAGGTATAAGCCCAGACAGTGTTCAGTCCCATAGAAAGTTCAGGGAAAAATACGGACTGAACTTTACCCTTCTCAGCGACCCTAAAAAAGAGGTCTTGAGGGCTTATGGAGCTTATGGCAAAAAGAAGATGTATGGGAAGGAAACAGAGGGTGTTATCAGGAGCACTTTTGTGATAGCTCCAGAGGGTAAGATATTAAAGGCTCTCTACAATGTAAAGGCAAAGGGGCACGTAGGGTCCCTTCTCAAGGAACTTGACAGTCTAACTTGA
- the cfiA gene encoding 2-oxoglutarate carboxylase large subunit — protein MQAVEIMEEIQAQLKELERSGFKKKILITDLTPRDGQQCKLATRVRTDDLLPLCEKLDKVGFYAVEVWGGATYDVCLRYLKEDPWERLRRIKEVMPNTKLQMLFRGQNIVGYRPKSDKLVYKFVERSIANGITVFRVFDALNDNRNIQTAVRAIKELGGEAHAEISYTRSPVHTIEKWVEYALEIAEMGADWLSFKDATGIIMPLETYTIIKRIKEATGGRLPVLLHNHDMSGTAIVNHMMAILAGVDMVDTVLSPLAFGSSHPATESVVAMLEGTPFDTGLDLKKIEECAEITKQIRKKYKKYETEYAGVNAKVLIHKIPGGMISNMVAQLIEANAIDKIEEALEEVPNVERDLGYPPLLTPSSQIVGVQAVLNVISGERYKVITKEVRDYVEGKYGKPPGPISRELAEKILGPGKEPDFSIRAADLADPTDWDRAYEETRALLGKEPTDEEVLLYALFPMQAKDFLAAREKGELVAEPMEELAEATEVKPGTVPGAAPVEFEVIYHGEKFKVKVEGVSAHAEPGKPRKYYVRVDGRLEEVQLTPQLEAIPSGGVPQAVAQAEEKGIPKATQPGDATAPMPGRVVRVLVQEGQPVSEGQTVAIVEAMKMENEIHAPITGVVKKIFVKPGDNVTPDDALLRIEAVKPEGDTYG, from the coding sequence ATGCAGGCTGTGGAGATAATGGAAGAGATTCAGGCACAGCTCAAGGAGCTGGAAAGGTCTGGCTTCAAGAAAAAGATACTTATCACAGACCTCACACCAAGAGACGGACAGCAGTGCAAGCTGGCAACGCGCGTGCGAACCGATGACCTTCTTCCCCTGTGTGAAAAGCTGGACAAGGTGGGCTTCTATGCGGTTGAGGTGTGGGGCGGTGCCACTTATGACGTTTGCCTGAGATACCTGAAAGAGGACCCATGGGAAAGGCTCAGGCGCATAAAGGAGGTCATGCCAAACACTAAACTGCAGATGCTTTTCAGGGGTCAGAATATCGTGGGATACAGGCCCAAGTCTGACAAACTGGTCTACAAGTTTGTGGAAAGGTCTATTGCCAACGGTATAACCGTCTTCAGGGTCTTTGATGCCCTCAACGACAACAGAAATATACAGACTGCAGTGAGGGCAATAAAGGAGCTGGGCGGGGAAGCCCACGCAGAGATAAGCTACACAAGGAGCCCAGTTCATACCATAGAAAAGTGGGTGGAGTATGCCCTCGAGATTGCGGAGATGGGTGCGGACTGGCTGTCTTTTAAGGATGCAACGGGCATAATCATGCCCCTTGAGACCTACACCATCATAAAGAGGATAAAAGAAGCTACTGGTGGAAGGCTCCCAGTTCTTCTTCACAACCACGACATGAGCGGAACAGCCATAGTAAACCACATGATGGCCATACTGGCTGGCGTGGACATGGTGGACACAGTCCTTTCACCCCTCGCCTTTGGTTCATCCCACCCCGCAACGGAGTCCGTTGTTGCCATGCTGGAGGGCACACCCTTTGACACGGGACTGGACCTAAAGAAAATAGAAGAATGTGCCGAGATTACGAAGCAGATACGCAAAAAATACAAAAAGTATGAGACGGAATACGCAGGCGTGAACGCCAAGGTGCTTATACACAAGATACCGGGTGGAATGATATCCAACATGGTAGCTCAGCTCATAGAAGCAAACGCCATAGATAAGATAGAGGAGGCTCTTGAAGAGGTTCCAAACGTGGAAAGAGACCTTGGATATCCGCCGCTGCTGACTCCCTCTTCTCAGATAGTGGGTGTTCAGGCAGTTCTGAATGTAATATCCGGTGAAAGATACAAGGTAATAACCAAGGAAGTCAGAGACTACGTGGAGGGCAAATACGGAAAGCCACCGGGTCCAATTTCCAGAGAACTGGCTGAGAAAATACTGGGACCAGGAAAAGAGCCAGACTTTTCCATAAGGGCTGCAGACCTTGCAGACCCCACTGACTGGGACAGGGCCTACGAGGAGACAAGGGCCCTTCTTGGAAAGGAGCCCACAGATGAAGAGGTGCTTCTGTATGCCCTTTTCCCCATGCAGGCAAAGGACTTTCTTGCGGCAAGGGAGAAGGGAGAACTGGTGGCAGAGCCTATGGAAGAGCTTGCAGAAGCCACAGAGGTAAAACCCGGCACTGTCCCCGGCGCAGCCCCTGTGGAGTTTGAGGTTATATACCATGGTGAGAAGTTCAAAGTTAAAGTTGAGGGCGTGAGCGCCCACGCTGAACCAGGAAAACCAAGAAAATACTATGTGAGGGTTGACGGAAGACTGGAGGAAGTCCAGCTAACTCCTCAGCTTGAAGCCATACCCTCTGGAGGTGTGCCTCAGGCTGTGGCTCAGGCGGAGGAAAAGGGCATACCAAAAGCAACCCAGCCCGGAGACGCCACTGCACCCATGCCCGGAAGGGTGGTCAGGGTTCTCGTGCAGGAAGGTCAGCCAGTTTCTGAAGGACAGACGGTAGCCATAGTGGAAGCCATGAAGATGGAAAATGAAATACATGCTCCCATAACGGGCGTGGTCAAGAAGATATTCGTAAAGCCCGGGGACAATGTAACTCCCGATGATGCTCTCCTGAGGATAGAGGCAGTTAAACCCGAAGGTGACACATACGGATGA